The window TTGCAACATAACTTGCGATAATTCATATTCCCAAGAAAATACTAAATTATTGTCAGGCTTTCGCTTATCAAATACTGGATGTAACCACAATGGAAGATTTAATTCAGCTGCTTTTACTAAAATAGGCTCAAATTCAGGATCAGCAATGCTTTTACCCAAATGTCTGGTAAAAATTTGGGCACCAACTAAATATGGATTCTCTTTAATAGCGTCTAAAATCTTAAGCGAAGCAGGAATATTGTTCATTGCTAACATCCCTACTCCAGCCTCAAATTTGTCTGGATAATTTGCTACAATACCAGCTAACTCTTGGTTAGCATTTACTGCAATTTCTTTAGCTCTTTCACCATTTACAAAATCTTCAGGATTAATATTTGCAAATGAAACAACTTGCTTAGTATTTTTATCTGGCCATTGCTCTAACCTTTCATCTAAACTAACCAAAGTTTCAATTTTGAAAAATGGATATTTTTGCTGAATAGTTGCATCAATATCAAGCATTGTTTGATAAAAATTTGGAGTTAGAATATGTGCAAATGCGTCAATTTTCATAATTTTTGCCTTCTCTATAAAATAATTCTTTCAAATTCATTCTATAACATTGCAAGCTTATTTTTTATAATCTTGACCATAAATATACTTGTGTAACTTTAAGTACTGCTGCTCAAGCTTCTTTTCATTCAAATTGTCTTTGGCAAAATAATATCTTTTACCTTCAAATCCTTTTGGCATATAGTTCTGCTTAGCGATCTGGAATGGTTGCTCAAATGGATTTTCAATTAATCCTCCGCCGGTTATTTCTTCAGAATGCTTATAGTGCATATCCCGTAGTCCTCTAGGCATGGGATGCTGACTAGGATATTGAGTATCTTGATCTAATTGTTCCCATACCTGGTCAAAAGAACCAGACTTAGGTGATAAACACATAAGCATGGTAGCAAACATTAATGGATACTTAGCTTTTGGCATACCTATCTTTTCTGCTTGATTTGCGGCAACCACAATTTGCGTTACTTGTTCAGGGTTAGCTAAACCAATATAAGTATATGGAATCTCACGCAGACGCCTAACTACCGAAGGTAAGTCGCCATTTTTTAGTAAAATAGTTAAGTAATATAGTGCAGCGTCAGTATCTGAGCCTGCCATAGAATCTGAATATGCCGCTAAGTAGTCATAATGCTTAGTAGCTTTTTTATCATATGCAAAATGTTGGTCTTTTACAAAGTCTTTGACAGCGTCTATTGATAATTTATCTCCGTTAATTGCGTGAACAGTTTCTAAAATATTGAGAGCCACGCGTAGGTCACCATCAGCCGATGTAGCAATCATTTTAAGTGCTCCCGAATCAATCTTGTCTTTTTCTATTTTTAAGACATCTGTCGTCGCCTTTTTTAAAACCGTTAAGATATTTTGATCGCTTAAAGCCTTAAATTCAAAAATCTGGCAACGTGACCTAACCGCAGGAACAATTGACATGATTGGATTTTCAGTGGTGGCTCCAATTAACATTACTTGTCCACTTTCAAGGTATGGTAAGAGATAATCTTGAATATTTTTTGTCATTCGATGAATCTCATCTATTAATAAGACAAAAGATTGATGAGGATAAGTATTAATGATTTGTGTTAATTTTAATTTATTATCAACTGATGCATTGAAATTTGCTAAAGGATAGTTATATTCTCGAGCAATGATATGGGCTAAACTAGTCTTTCCTGTTCCAGGAGGTCCCCATAGAAGGAGTGAAACTGGTACATGCTTGTGAATTATTTGATATAACGGTGCCCCTTCGTTAACTAGCCCTTCTTGACCTACCAGATCTTTCAATTGCTTTGGTCGCATTAAATCTGCTAATGGTTGTTTAATTGGCAATATTTTCACCTTCTATTTTTATAAACGGTTTCTATATCTTCTATAATATAAGAAAAAATTTTTATGCTAAAGTAAAAATCCTCTTTAAGCACGAATACATGTTCGATATAATTTAAAAAGCAAATATTTTTTGAGGTAGAAATTATGCTTAATTTTTAAAAAAATTTCTTTTTAAATCTAAAACAAAAACAAAATCAGGATAGTTTAGCTTTTCCAAGTGATAACTTACCGCTGTTCCCATATGTTGATGAAAATACTTTAGCTGAGCATCCTCTGATCGATGAATATAACTTAGCAAGAGTTTATAGTCTCAACAACTATTTGAATCACAAAATATATCATTCAAACAGGCATAAGTCTTTAGAAAAATATTATCAAAATATGGAGTCTTTGCACTGGATAGCTTTAGTTTCTGATATAGGTTGGCCTTTTGGAAATAAAAATAAACCAGCATTGCTGTTAGATAAAGTGTTTGCAGTTGATAGTGATAATAATTGTAAACTATTAGAGCGTCACGTTTGGCTTAATACCAAGTATATCAAGCATACTATTACTGATCCCCAGTCGATTGCCGTTGGTGATGCGATTAAAGGCGTTAGCAATATTGGAATCTATTTTGGACCTAAAAAAGAGGTCAAATATGAATTAAGAGAAACTGTAATTCTAGGTGCAGGCATTTTTGTCGGACCAGATGAAAGAAATGATCAAAAAACTGATATATCACACAAATTTATAACTGATTATGATAGACATAATGATTGGATTTTAAAAATCAATAATAAGAAAAATGATACCTTTGTTTCTAAAAGCCCTACCACACATGAACTTGCTACTCTTTTAGCCTTGTCTGGTACTGCATTTACTAATTATCAACGTTCAAAACATCAATCTTATATCGAAAGAAGCTTAGCTCATAAAGCTATCAAAAAAAGAAAGCAAAAGGCGGAAGCTCCTAATTTTACTAGAGAAGTAAAAAACATCAAGGAATCTGTCCATCAGACTATTAATCATACACATTTACCTCAGCGATATCATGCGCAATTTAGTCGCTATTTTTACTATAATGATCAAAATGGAAATTTTGTTCCGTGTGCTAAATTTATTGATGTATTTAATGAACTAAATGAGAGTGTCTCACAAAATGCTTTTTTTAAGATTAATCCACCTTTAATTAAACTCGGTCGCCTAAAGCCTGGGATGAAAATTAGTTTTTCGACCAAAGCTAAACTACCAAACCAAAGTGAAGATAAAGATCAAATTATTGAAATTTCTACAAGCTCTACAGCAACGCTTTCTCCAATACCTGATACAAATGATGCGCTAGTTGGGATGATTATGAGAGATAGAAATGATCAAACTCCAGATCACTTAATCTTTTTAGAAAAATACAAAGAATGGTGTCAAACTAACAATCAGCCTTTAACACAAAATAAATCTATTAATCCTGCAAAAGTAAAATCTTTTAGCAAAGAAGAAATTTCTCAACAATTAAATCTTACCGGATTGCAATTAGATAAGATAATTCAAAAATTGCAGATTAAGCCAGTTCATACAAATGCAAATGAAGAATACTTTAATGAAAGTAGTATAAAACAAATCGAAAAAGAACTTCATCTACGTCAAATGCTTCGTAACATTCGTCGTAATAAAGTCATGACAAAAGAATCTTTCGTTGATAAAAGTCAGATAACTAAAGCAAGCAAAATTAATCACACTATTCTAATGACTTCTTATGGCCAGTATTATACCGAAGAACTAGATATTTATACCGCTCGAGATATTAAAAATATGATCAAAGAGGCTAAAATTATCCCACTAAATTTCTATTTAAAAGTTCGGGATGGTGATAATAATAGGCTAAATTATATAAAAGCTAAAAATATTAAAGAATTCCGTCTGTTTAATTCATCCGAAACCTATCATATAAAATAAAATACTAAATATCTTTCACCATGTTATAGCTACTAATTCCATCAGGATCAGGGATATCATCAGAGGTTTTGCCTTCATTCTTAAATCCTCTCTTCTCATAGAAAGAAAATAACTTAGGTAGACAGGTTAATGTAATAGCCTTTCTTCCCTGCCCTTTTGCAACAGAACTAAGTTGTTCAAGTAAGGCGGTAGCAATCCCATGTTTACGATATTCTGGAGAAACTGCCAAACTTAAAATTGTTTGATACTGATCTTTTGCCTGATTAGGATGATTTTTAAAATATAATTCGTCAGTAATATATCTCTGGTTAAAACTTGGACCTAAAACATGCCCAATAACTTTTCCATCTTCTTCAGCTACCAAGAAAGTATCTGGATAATTTTTAATTCTTCCAATCATATCTTTTTTAGTTTGCTCTTTAGTCATTTGAAAGGCTACTGATTCTAAGTTTACTATCGCTTCTAAATCATTCATTGTCACAGTGCGAATAATCAAAGTAATTCACTCCTTCTTATTTTTATTAAAAGTACCACTTTAAAGTTTAATGTTCAATAATAAAAATTTTAATAAGTAGCAGTGTTTAGCTTTTCTCAAAAACATATTTTAAAATTGATTAACGTTATAGTGTACAGTATAATGTAGCATATAATAACTACTTAGCGTAGGAGGCGGTCATTTATGTCATTAGCAGCAACACAAACTGATTTTAGACAAAACTTCAAGGCTTATATGGATAAAGTTACTGAAGATCAAGAAACAATTTATATTCCTCGTCCAAAACAAAAGGGAGTAGCATTAATCTCACAAGATCGACTTGATTGGTTAGAAAAATATGCTAAAACTGAGCCCGGTACTCTTAAGCATTCTATAGCAGCCGAACATTTAATGGAATTGGGAATTATTCCAGAACAAGGTGAAAGAATCTCTACTGATAAAGAATATGAGAAATTTTGGGAACAGTTCAAATAAGCTATGAAACGTAAGAAAAAATTAGATTTTGTCCCTCGACCTGAATTTGTACATGATCTAAACTACTTGAGTAAATTAGATCCTACAATAGTATCTGAAGTTAAAGAAGCTATTTCAATTTTAAGAGATAATTTAGAGTTACCATCAGAATTTAATGATCATGATTTACATGGATACTATGAAGGAACTTCCGAATTTCACCTAAGAGATACACCCAAAGGATTCAAACCATCGGATAAAAATGATGTAGTAGTTATTTATAAGAAAAGAACTAAATCATTAGTTGTTATTGGTATTAGGATCGGTTCACACGACCATCTTTTTCATGATGAATACAAATTACATCATCGAAAGCCTAAATAATTTTAATAAAAATGGAGTTTCACAACATAAAAGTGAAACTCCATTTTTTAATATTTAATAGAAATATATCCTGGATTGCTACTTTCCAATATCGATCATAATCATATCATGATTTTTATAGTTCTCGTTAAAACCAACTTCCCATGAATCATATTTCACTAATTTTGTCTTTTGTAGCTTATTGTCTTCATCTAACTCATTTAATTTCACTTCGTCAAAGAGAACGTAAATATTCGTAGAAGTTCCATTTTGATAATGTAAGTTAATAGAAGTTATGTCATTCCAACGTAATAAACGCTTAGCAAAATTATTTTCTTTAATATCTTCATCAAACAATTCCATGACGTTAGTTTTAACTTTTTTCGCTAATTCATAATCAATTTGAAAGTGTGCATGCTGGCAACTAATTGTTGTTTCAATTTCATCAACTGGCTCATTTTTAAAGAGCCAGCGATGTGAGATACTTTTAGTTAAATCATCAAAATAAAATGATGGAACTGCATTGATAGGTAATGTCCCTACTTCACAATTTTCAAAAATAAAATCAATACTTATTACTTTCTTAGACATGGTTATCTCCATTTCTACTAAGATCGTCACATTGATTTAAGACACGTAACCTAAGTATACTACAACCTAAGATCATCAGTCTTCAATTCAAAATCAAAAATGTAAATGTTTGATTTACATTGCTTATTAATTCTAAATTCTTAACTTGATCAGGATAAAAGTTTGACACTCTGATTGATTATATTTACTAATTGATTAAACCTATTTAAAAAAGTAATCTACAGGAAATAAGAATTCTTATCTTTTCCAAAATACTTCTTTACGTCACCAACTGTTGAATTAAAATTTTTCATTTAAATCATCCTATCTTCCACGCCGATCAATTCTCTGAGGTTGAGTTCTTTGACTAGAGCTGACTGATAAAAATAATAAACCTAATAAAATTCCGATTATTTGTGACATAATTTTTATTTCCTTGCTATTTTATTTAACTTAACTTGATGTTTATTAGTAGTAGGAAGAAAAACGATTTAAAAAAATTACTATTTTTTATACTAGTATTCGAATTATTTATGAATCTTCAAATATTGCTGCTCAAACTTTTTCTCGCTCACGTTATCTTTAGCGAAATAATATCTTTTTCCTTCAAGACCTTTTGGCATGTAGTTTTGTTTAGCAATCTGAAATGGCTATTCAAATGGATTGTCAATTAAACCACCACCAGTTATTTCTTCTGAATGTTTATAGTGCATGTCGCGTAATCCTCTCGGCATAGGATGCTGACTAGGATATTGCGTATCCTGATCTACTCGTTTCCATATCTGGTCAAAAGAACCAGATTTAGGTGATAAACACATAAGCATCGTCGCAAACATTAATGGATATTTAGTTTTTGGCATCCCAATTTTTTCTGCTTGATTAGCTGCAATGACAATCTGCGTAACTTATTCTGGATTAGCCAAACCAATATAAGTGTAGGGAATTTCACGCAGACGTCTCACTACTGACGATAAATCACCATTTTTTAATAAAACCGCAAGATAATATAGGGCTGCGTCTGTGTCTGAACATGCCATCGAATCAGAATAAGCAGCTAAGTAGTCATAATGCTTTGTTGCTTTCCGATCATATGCAAAATGTTGCTCTTTTACAAATTCTTTGACAGTTTCTATTGAAATCTCGTCACCATTAATTGCATGAATAGTTTCTAATAGATTTAATGCTACACGTAAATCTCCATCCGCTGAACGTGCAATAATTTTAAGTGCTTCTTTATCTATTTGTTTTTCTTCTAAATGAAATATTTCTTTTAAGGCTCGAATTAAAACCTGACTAATATCGTTATCGTTTAAATCCTCAAATTCAAGAATCTGACAACGTGAGCGTACAGCTGGAACAATTGACATAATGGGATTTTCAGTAGTTGCTCCAATTAAAAGAATTTGACTACTTTCTAAATAAGGTAAAAGAAAATCTTGCAAAGTAGTTGTCATGCGGTGAATCTCATCAATTAATAAAATAAAAGATTGATATAGGTAAGTATTAATAATTTGCATTAATTTAGCTTTATTATCAATTGAAGCATTAAAAGTAGCTAGCGGATAATCATATTCGCGAGCAATGATTTGAGCAAGACTAGTCTTTCCCGTTCCTGTTGGACCCCATAATACAAGTGAAATTGGCACATGCTTTTTAGTGATTTGATAAAGTGGCTTACCTTTATCAATTAACTCTTTTTAGCCTACAAACTGTGATAAATCGTTAGGCCTAATTAAATCTGCTAATGGCTTACTTATCGGCATAAAATTCACTCACTCGTTTACTTATAGTAAATAAAATCTTCCCCTAATTATTATCACACTTGCGGTTTCATGACAAATTTATGTGTAATTATAATTCTTGAAACTAACTGTTAATAGACAAAAAAAGACTTGATGTATTACTATGTTAAAATAGCTGATACACCAGGCCTTTTTATTTGCCTACACATTTAAAATATTTATTCCAAGTAATAAAATCCTGTTTTGGAATAGGATTGTATAATCCTAATTCCATCAATTCATCTCCGCCATAAATTTGACCATTTTCTTGATCTTGATAATCATAAAATGGAAATATTCTTGGGTTAGATTTTTAGGAATTCAAGCTGGTCAATATGTTCAGCAATTAATTAACAATAACTTTGTCTTGGACATTAAAGATGCTACTCAATACGAAAACAAAATTAGACAAATTATTGGGTTAGATCACAAAAGCTTAGCTGATTCATTAAAAACAAACGGTATTACTTATGAAATTTTTGGTGATTTATTAGCTGAAATAAACGTTAAAAAAATAGAGCAGCATCATTCAATTGCTACCCTAGCTAAAAGATATATGGATTTAAATTATTTCGATGCAATTCAAATTCAAGACATTGCTAAGTCATTAAATGTGAATGCAAATTATTTAAGTGATTTATTTAAGCAAGAATATGGTATTTCTCCCAAGCAGTATTTAACTGAACTAAAAATAAAAAAAGCTAAGAAATTACTGTTAACAACTAAAAATACGATTACGATTGTCGCTAATTCAGTTGGTTTCAGTGATTCATTAGCTTTTTCAAAAATATTCAAAAAATATACAACTATGTCGCCAAAGCAATATCGAACAAAAAGGCTTAAATAGGTTAATATTTAATTTCTTAAATTTTTCATACAAGAATATCCATTCTGCCTAAAATAAATTCTTCTACTTCATTCTAATTTTTAAAAGCAAACTTTTGTAACAAGAAAATTTCTTCATCGTATTTACACTAGTAATACCATTATTTAAAACTAAGCGTTTCTCATTAATTATGAAATCTATTTTTTGAATTGATTATGAACATATTGGGCATAAAGTGGCGTAGACTTGATCAATTCTTCATGCGTACCAGAGCCAGAAACTGTTCCATGGTCGATAAAGTAGATCTTGTTTGCATCTACTATCGTACTTAATCTATGAGCAATTACTAAAGTCATTCGCTCCTTCATTAGTGAATTAAGCGCCTTTTGCACCATTGCTTCTGATTCAGAATCGAGACTAGCTGTTGCTTCGTCAAGTAACAAAATTTTAGGATCACGTAAGAATGCTCGTGCAATTGCAATTCTTTGACGTTGTCCACCAGACAACTTGATTCCTCGTTCACCAATTTGGGTATCGAGTCCGTCTTCCATCTCTTTAACAAAGCCATCTGCATAAGCCATCTTTAACACATGCCAGAGTTCTTCTTCATTTACTACTCTTTTAAGCCCGTAAACTAGATTTTCTCTAATTGTTCCCGGCATGACAGCTGAATCCTGACCGACTAACCCAATCTGACTTCGCCAATTAGCTAGGTCAATATCTTCAATATTTTTATTACCAATCAAAATCTTACCGGAAGTAGGTTGATAAAAGCGTTCAATTAAAGAAAAAACAGTCGACTTTCCTCCTCCAGACGGACCAGCAAATGCAACAACCGTGTTTGGCTCTGCTTCTACATTAATATCGTAAAGAATTTGTTTTCCTTCTTCATAAGAGAAATCTACATGCTCTAATCGAAGAGCCTTATTTGCAATATCAAATTGATGATTTTTACTGCTGTGTTCTTCATCTTTTTGGAGAATTTCTTGAAGTCGTTCAGTTGAGCCACTGGTTTTAGATAATTGATTGAAAAATTGACTAATGATAATCACAGGGCTCATAATTTGGAAAACATACATTAAAAATGAAATTAATGCGCCCATTGTCATAGATCCACTCATAACTCTGATTGCCCCGTAACCTAAAATTCCCAGAAACATAAGAGTCATTAACATATTGGTAATTGGTGAAGTTAAAGCATTAATCAGTGATTCTTTAACTCCGACACCATAAAGATTATCAATTCGGCCATTACCATTGTTAAGTTCTTTCTCTTCCCCATTAGACGATTTAACTAGCCTTATTTCTTCTAATACACTTGTTGCATCACTTGAAAAAACAGCTAATTCGTCTTGCCGTTTACGTCCAATTTTTCTTGATTGCTGCATTAAAGGAAGCATTGCTAAAACAATTAGTGGAATAGCAATAAACATAATCA of the Lactobacillus isalae genome contains:
- a CDS encoding amidohydrolase family protein; protein product: MKIDAFAHILTPNFYQTMLDIDATIQQKYPFFKIETLVSLDERLEQWPDKNTKQVVSFANINPEDFVNGERAKEIAVNANQELAGIVANYPDKFEAGVGMLAMNNIPASLKILDAIKENPYLVGAQIFTRHLGKSIADPEFEPILVKAAELNLPLWLHPVFDKRKPDNNLVFSWEYELSQVMLQLVQSDIFKKVPNLKILVHHAGAMVPYFSGRIEHILDQEHAEMFKNFYVDTAILGNTPALQLALDYFGINHVLFGTDAPFAVMPAGADKIVTDAIENLDISDLYDKKIFETNYQHMIK
- a CDS encoding ABC transporter ATP-binding protein, yielding MYSERNTRTKFKFKDFFKLINQIEPRYSRLIIGVLLGFIGTMANLFVPQLAQRLINNFKDLKPSLIILTIAVFIIGLLISSISGLILGIFGEDVVAKLRKEVWQKLLKMPVSYFDNTKTGEISSRLVNDTSQVKELLANTLPNSMTAILQFVGALIIMLSMDWQMTLIMFIAIPLIVLAMLPLMQQSRKIGRKRQDELAVFSSDATSVLEEIRLVKSSNGEEKELNNGNGRIDNLYGVGVKESLINALTSPITNMLMTLMFLGILGYGAIRVMSGSMTMGALISFLMYVFQIMSPVIIISQFFNQLSKTSGSTERLQEILQKDEEHSSKNHQFDIANKALRLEHVDFSYEEGKQILYDINVEAEPNTVVAFAGPSGGGKSTVFSLIERFYQPTSGKILIGNKNIEDIDLANWRSQIGLVGQDSAVMPGTIRENLVYGLKRVVNEEELWHVLKMAYADGFVKEMEDGLDTQIGERGIKLSGGQRQRIAIARAFLRDPKILLLDEATASLDSESEAMVQKALNSLMKERMTLVIAHRLSTIVDANKIYFIDHGTVSGSGTHEELIKSTPLYAQYVHNQFKK
- a CDS encoding replication-associated recombination protein A; translated protein: MPIKQPLADLMRPKQLKDLVGQEGLVNEGAPLYQIIHKHVPVSLLLWGPPGTGKTSLAHIIAREYNYPLANFNASVDNKLKLTQIINTYPHQSFVLLIDEIHRMTKNIQDYLLPYLESGQVMLIGATTENPIMSIVPAVRSRCQIFEFKALSDQNILTVLKKATTDVLKIEKDKIDSGALKMIATSADGDLRVALNILETVHAINGDKLSIDAVKDFVKDQHFAYDKKATKHYDYLAAYSDSMAGSDTDAALYYLTILLKNGDLPSVVRRLREIPYTYIGLANPEQVTQIVVAANQAEKIGMPKAKYPLMFATMLMCLSPKSGSFDQVWEQLDQDTQYPSQHPMPRGLRDMHYKHSEEITGGGLIENPFEQPFQIAKQNYMPKGFEGKRYYFAKDNLNEKKLEQQYLKLHKYIYGQDYKK
- a CDS encoding type II toxin-antitoxin system Phd/YefM family antitoxin, with the protein product MSLAATQTDFRQNFKAYMDKVTEDQETIYIPRPKQKGVALISQDRLDWLEKYAKTEPGTLKHSIAAEHLMELGIIPEQGERISTDKEYEKFWEQFK
- a CDS encoding helix-turn-helix domain-containing protein; the protein is MILIIIKWKYSWVRFLGIQAGQYVQQLINNNFVLDIKDATQYENKIRQIIGLDHKSLADSLKTNGITYEIFGDLLAEINVKKIEQHHSIATLAKRYMDLNYFDAIQIQDIAKSLNVNANYLSDLFKQEYGISPKQYLTELKIKKAKKLLLTTKNTITIVANSVGFSDSLAFSKIFKKYTTMSPKQYRTKRLK
- a CDS encoding type II toxin-antitoxin system mRNA interferase toxin, RelE/StbE family, yielding MKRKKKLDFVPRPEFVHDLNYLSKLDPTIVSEVKEAISILRDNLELPSEFNDHDLHGYYEGTSEFHLRDTPKGFKPSDKNDVVVIYKKRTKSLVVIGIRIGSHDHLFHDEYKLHHRKPK
- a CDS encoding GNAT family N-acetyltransferase, giving the protein MTLIIRTVTMNDLEAIVNLESVAFQMTKEQTKKDMIGRIKNYPDTFLVAEEDGKVIGHVLGPSFNQRYITDELYFKNHPNQAKDQYQTILSLAVSPEYRKHGIATALLEQLSSVAKGQGRKAITLTCLPKLFSFYEKRGFKNEGKTSDDIPDPDGISSYNMVKDI